From Streptomyces qinzhouensis, one genomic window encodes:
- the hisN gene encoding histidinol-phosphatase, giving the protein MPEYDDDLRLAHVLADAADATTTARFKALDLQVETKPDMTPVSEADRAAEELIRGQLQRARPRDAILGEEYGVEGTGPRRWVIDPIDGTKNYVRGVPVWATLISLMEQGEGGWRPVVGVVSAPALGRRWWAAEGAGAYTGRSLTSATPMRVSSVSRIEDASFGYSSLTGWQERGRLDGLLRLSDDCWRTRGYGDFWSYMMVAEGSVDICAEPELSLWDMAAVAVVVQEAGGTFTGLDGRPGPHSGNAAASNGLLHETLLGYLGD; this is encoded by the coding sequence ATGCCCGAGTACGACGATGATCTGCGCCTCGCCCATGTCCTCGCGGACGCCGCCGACGCGACCACCACGGCCCGGTTCAAGGCGCTCGACCTCCAGGTCGAGACCAAGCCCGATATGACCCCGGTGTCCGAGGCCGACCGGGCGGCCGAGGAACTGATCCGCGGGCAGCTCCAGCGGGCCCGGCCGCGGGACGCGATCCTCGGCGAGGAGTACGGCGTCGAGGGCACGGGCCCGCGCCGCTGGGTGATCGACCCGATCGACGGGACCAAGAACTATGTCCGCGGGGTGCCCGTCTGGGCGACGCTGATCTCGCTGATGGAGCAGGGCGAGGGCGGCTGGCGGCCGGTCGTCGGCGTTGTGTCCGCCCCGGCCCTGGGCCGGCGCTGGTGGGCGGCCGAGGGGGCCGGCGCCTATACCGGCCGGTCGCTGACGTCGGCGACGCCGATGCGGGTCTCCTCGGTCTCCCGTATCGAGGACGCTTCGTTCGGGTACTCCTCGCTCACGGGCTGGCAGGAGCGGGGGCGCCTCGACGGTCTCCTCCGGCTGAGCGACGACTGCTGGCGCACCCGCGGTTACGGCGATTTCTGGTCGTACATGATGGTGGCCGAGGGCTCCGTCGATATCTGCGCGGAGCCGGAGCTGTCGCTGTGGGACATGGCGGCCGTGGCGGTCGTCGTCCAGGAGGCGGGCGGCACGTTCACCGGCCTCGACGGCCGCCCGGGCCCGCACAGCGGCAACGCGGCCGCGTCGAACGGCCTGCTGCACGAGACCCTGCTGGGTTATCTCGGAGACTGA
- a CDS encoding DMT family transporter, protein MAWLLVVVAGILETGFAVCLKLSHGFTRLWPTVAFAAFALGSFGLLTLALKKLDVGPAYAVWTGIGAAGTAIYGMIFLGDLVSTLKIVSISLVIVGVIGLQLSGSAH, encoded by the coding sequence ATGGCGTGGCTGCTCGTGGTAGTCGCCGGAATCCTGGAAACGGGATTCGCCGTCTGTCTGAAGCTGTCCCACGGCTTCACCCGCCTCTGGCCCACCGTCGCCTTCGCCGCCTTCGCCCTCGGCAGCTTCGGCCTGCTCACGCTCGCCCTGAAAAAACTGGACGTGGGCCCGGCGTACGCGGTCTGGACCGGCATCGGCGCCGCCGGCACCGCGATCTACGGCATGATCTTCCTGGGCGACCTCGTGTCCACCCTGAAGATCGTCTCCATCTCGCTGGTGATCGTGGGGGTTATCGGCCTCCAGCTCTCGGGGTCCGCGCACTGA
- the rsgA gene encoding ribosome small subunit-dependent GTPase A, with protein sequence MRRYGKNPDEDDIRVRPNRKGNRPRTNIRPKHEDASEGMVLTVDRGRLTCLVEDRIVLAMKARELGRKAAVVGDRVALVGDLSGAKDTLARIVRISPRTSVLRRTADDDDPYERVVVANADQLAIVTALADPEPRPRLIDRCLVAAYDGGLTPLLVLTKSDLAPADELLEMYGALGVPHIVTTRDEFVDGRAADRVLEYLTGRTTAFVGHSGVGKTTLVNALVPENRRRSTGLVNAVTGRGRHTTTSALALPLTGDSGGWVIDTPGVRSFGLHHVDPARVILAFPDLEPGTENCPRACSHDEPDCALDDWVAQGHADPARLYSLRRLLATRERHEGD encoded by the coding sequence ATGCGGCGCTACGGCAAGAACCCCGACGAGGACGACATCCGCGTCCGCCCCAACCGGAAGGGCAACCGGCCCCGGACCAACATCCGGCCCAAACACGAGGACGCCTCCGAAGGCATGGTCCTCACCGTCGACCGGGGCCGGCTGACCTGCCTCGTCGAAGACCGGATCGTCCTCGCGATGAAGGCCCGCGAACTCGGCCGCAAGGCGGCCGTCGTCGGCGACCGGGTCGCCCTCGTCGGCGACCTGTCCGGAGCCAAGGACACCCTGGCCCGGATCGTCCGCATCTCACCGCGGACCTCCGTACTGCGCCGTACCGCCGACGACGACGATCCCTACGAGCGCGTGGTCGTCGCCAACGCCGACCAGCTCGCGATCGTCACCGCACTCGCCGACCCCGAACCGCGGCCCCGGCTCATCGACCGCTGCCTGGTCGCCGCGTACGACGGCGGGCTCACACCCCTCCTCGTCCTCACCAAATCCGATCTGGCCCCCGCGGACGAACTGCTGGAGATGTACGGCGCGCTCGGCGTCCCGCACATCGTCACCACCCGCGACGAGTTCGTGGACGGCCGGGCCGCCGACCGGGTCCTGGAATACCTCACCGGCCGGACGACCGCCTTCGTCGGCCACTCCGGCGTCGGCAAAACAACCCTGGTCAACGCACTCGTCCCCGAAAACCGGCGGCGCAGCACGGGCCTCGTCAACGCCGTCACCGGCCGAGGCCGCCACACCACCACCTCCGCCCTGGCCCTGCCGCTGACCGGCGACAGCGGCGGCTGGGTCATCGACACCCCGGGCGTACGCTCCTTCGGCCTCCACCACGTCGACCCGGCACGCGTCATCCTCGCCTTCCCCGACCTGGAGCCCGGCACCGAGAACTGCCCCCGCGCCTGCAGCCACGACGAACCCGACTGCGCCCTCGACGACTGGGTCGCCCAAGGCCACGCCGACCCCGCCCGGCTCTACTCCCTCCGCCGGCTGCTGGCCACCCGGGAGCGGCACGAAGGCGACTGA
- a CDS encoding TetR/AcrR family transcriptional regulator: MPTARESLLNAALRALDQRPWSAVRMVDVAASAGVSRQTLYNEFGSKDGLARALVRGEADAYFHGVDRLLAERAGPDTAEQLAALAEWTVARARARPLLRALLTGCWGERLPAPRPAGRGAPFAVATAQRRADAGPPAPADVAAAVRDRSLAALKQARGDGPAHPDEAAALAHRCELTVRLALSFVVAPDRDGVGVLVRTAVAPPPGPAPAPSATG; the protein is encoded by the coding sequence GTGCCCACAGCCCGAGAGTCCCTGCTGAACGCCGCCCTGCGGGCGCTCGACCAACGGCCCTGGTCCGCGGTGCGGATGGTGGACGTGGCGGCCTCGGCGGGCGTCTCCCGGCAGACCCTCTACAACGAGTTCGGCAGCAAGGACGGGCTGGCCCGGGCGCTCGTGCGCGGGGAGGCCGACGCCTACTTCCACGGTGTGGACCGACTACTGGCGGAGCGGGCCGGTCCGGATACCGCGGAGCAACTGGCCGCCCTCGCCGAGTGGACCGTCGCCCGGGCCCGGGCCCGGCCGCTGCTGCGGGCGCTGCTCACGGGCTGCTGGGGCGAACGGCTGCCCGCGCCCCGGCCCGCCGGACGGGGTGCGCCCTTCGCCGTGGCGACCGCCCAGCGCCGGGCGGACGCCGGACCGCCCGCCCCGGCGGATGTCGCGGCGGCGGTACGGGACCGCTCACTCGCCGCCCTGAAACAAGCCCGCGGCGACGGTCCGGCCCACCCGGACGAGGCCGCCGCACTGGCCCACCGCTGCGAGCTGACCGTCCGGCTGGCGCTCTCCTTCGTCGTCGCTCCCGACCGCGACGGCGTCGGCGTCCTGGTCCGTACCGCCGTGGCCCCACCCCCCGGACCGGCCCCGGCACCCTCCGCGACCGGCTGA
- a CDS encoding tetratricopeptide repeat protein: MEFMGDRATLLETGRFVRRDAGTAAHALNAAPSAAAADLAPRTADISRGTGAGVVAGGGPWTGGGTAGGRPSRPGSGARDSRTTSGAGDTAGASVDAVETAGAEARHRRAADAGDPAAMSMLGSMLLRRGDLEGAEPYLRGATAAGDRAAANNLGVLLHQRGHPEEAAGWWRIAAVAGSAAAAHALGRHFRERGDEPAAEYWLRQSAEQGHALGAYALAELLEHRSDVGAERWLRAAAEQGHREASYRLARMLDLRAADRAAHPGSAPRGTGTGPETGTGARALSALDEAAQWYRQAAARGHRRAALHLGGILEKRGELKEAGRWYLTSAKDGETKAACALGFLLRDAGDEESAAIWWLRAAQEGDGNAANALGALHAARGEAQTAERWYRAAMSAGDVNGAYNLGLLCAAQDRTAQAEQWYRNAAYAGHREAANALAVLLLQAGDPVGAEPWFSKAAEAGSVDAAFNLGILYVGRDDDHTALKWYERAAAAGHTEAALQVGIARLRDGDEQTAERHLRCAAGGGSAEAAFRLATLLDARQPPPGPPALGETTAEKTECEEWYERAAEQGHRRAQVRVGMLAAARGDVTGAARWYREAAEAGSRNGAFNLGLLLARDGNEREAALWWTRAAHAGHGRAALRLALLAARRGELAEGKRWCARAEELGPAEVTERAAKLRDALHQELTA; the protein is encoded by the coding sequence ATGGAATTTATGGGGGACAGGGCGACTCTGTTGGAGACCGGGCGGTTTGTACGGCGAGATGCCGGTACGGCGGCGCACGCGCTGAATGCGGCGCCCTCGGCCGCCGCTGCGGATCTCGCACCTCGCACCGCCGACATCAGCAGGGGTACGGGCGCGGGCGTCGTCGCCGGAGGGGGCCCGTGGACGGGCGGCGGCACGGCCGGCGGCAGGCCGTCGAGGCCAGGATCCGGAGCAAGGGATTCCCGTACGACATCTGGTGCGGGTGATACCGCTGGTGCCAGTGTGGACGCCGTGGAGACGGCCGGAGCGGAGGCGCGGCACCGCCGCGCGGCCGACGCCGGCGATCCTGCCGCCATGAGCATGCTCGGGTCGATGCTGCTGCGCCGGGGCGACCTCGAAGGCGCCGAGCCCTATCTGCGCGGGGCCACCGCCGCCGGTGACCGGGCCGCGGCCAACAACCTCGGTGTCCTGCTCCATCAGCGCGGCCATCCGGAGGAGGCGGCCGGCTGGTGGCGGATCGCCGCCGTCGCCGGATCGGCGGCGGCGGCCCACGCCCTGGGGCGCCACTTCCGTGAACGCGGCGATGAGCCGGCCGCCGAGTACTGGCTGCGTCAGTCCGCGGAGCAGGGCCATGCCCTGGGTGCGTACGCCCTCGCGGAGCTGCTGGAGCACCGCAGTGACGTGGGCGCCGAGCGCTGGCTGCGGGCCGCCGCCGAGCAGGGGCACCGGGAGGCCTCGTACCGTCTCGCCCGCATGCTCGATCTGCGCGCCGCCGACCGGGCCGCCCACCCCGGGAGCGCACCCCGCGGCACCGGGACGGGCCCCGAGACGGGCACCGGCGCCCGGGCCCTCTCCGCGCTGGACGAGGCCGCCCAGTGGTACCGGCAGGCCGCCGCCCGCGGCCACCGGCGGGCGGCGCTGCATCTGGGCGGGATCCTGGAGAAGCGCGGTGAGCTGAAGGAAGCCGGCCGCTGGTATCTGACCTCCGCCAAGGACGGCGAGACCAAGGCCGCCTGCGCCCTCGGCTTTCTGCTGCGGGACGCGGGCGACGAGGAGAGTGCCGCGATCTGGTGGCTGCGGGCCGCCCAGGAGGGTGACGGCAACGCGGCCAACGCCTTGGGCGCGCTGCACGCCGCGCGCGGCGAGGCCCAGACGGCGGAGCGCTGGTACCGGGCGGCGATGAGTGCCGGTGATGTCAACGGCGCCTACAACCTCGGGCTGCTCTGCGCCGCCCAGGACCGTACGGCCCAGGCGGAGCAGTGGTACCGCAATGCCGCCTACGCGGGGCACCGGGAGGCCGCCAACGCGCTGGCCGTGCTGCTGCTCCAGGCCGGGGACCCGGTCGGCGCCGAGCCCTGGTTCTCCAAGGCCGCCGAGGCCGGCAGTGTCGACGCCGCCTTCAATCTGGGCATCCTCTACGTCGGCCGGGACGACGATCACACCGCTCTGAAGTGGTACGAGCGGGCCGCCGCCGCCGGACATACGGAGGCGGCGCTCCAGGTCGGTATAGCCCGGCTGCGCGACGGCGACGAGCAGACCGCCGAGCGTCATCTGCGCTGCGCGGCGGGCGGCGGCAGCGCGGAGGCGGCCTTCCGGCTGGCGACCCTGCTGGACGCCCGTCAGCCGCCGCCGGGACCGCCCGCCCTGGGCGAGACGACGGCGGAGAAGACCGAGTGCGAGGAGTGGTACGAGCGGGCCGCTGAACAGGGGCACCGCCGTGCCCAGGTGCGGGTCGGCATGCTGGCGGCCGCGCGCGGGGATGTGACCGGAGCGGCCCGGTGGTACCGGGAGGCGGCCGAGGCGGGCAGCCGCAACGGCGCGTTCAACCTGGGCCTGCTGCTGGCCCGGGACGGCAATGAGCGCGAGGCCGCCCTGTGGTGGACCCGGGCCGCGCACGCGGGCCACGGCCGCGCGGCGCTCCGCCTGGCGCTGCTGGCGGCCCGCCGGGGCGAACTGGCCGAGGGCAAGCGCTGGTGCGCCCGGGCGGAGGAGCTGGGCCCGGCCGAGGTGACCGAGCGCGCCGCGAAGCTGCGGGACGCGCTGCACCAGGAGCTGACGGCGTAG
- a CDS encoding catalase, giving the protein MTQEAHVTQGPLTTEAGAPVADNQNSETAGVGGPVLVQDQLLMEKLAHFNRERIPERVVHARGAGAYGTFTVTRDVSQWTRAAFLSEVGKETETFLRFSTVAGNLGAADAVRDPRGFALKFYTEEGNYDLVGNNTPVFFIKDAIKFPDFIHTQKRDPYTGSQEADNVWDFWGLSPESTHQVTWLHGDRGIPASYRHMNGYGSHTYQWTNGAGEVFWVKYHFKTDQGIKNLPAAEADRLAGTDPDSHQRDLRESIERGDFPSWTVQVQIMPAAEAAGYRFNPFDLTKIWPHEDYPPIDIGKLELNRNPENIFAEVEQSIFSPAHFVPGIGPSPDKMLQGRLFAYGDAHRYRVGINADHLPVNRPHATEARTHSRDGFLYDGRHKGAKNYEPNSFGGPHQTDRPLWSASAVSGSTGSHPAATHAEDNDFVQAGDLYRLMSEDEKTRLIENLAAGISGVSRDDIAERAINNFRQADGDFGKRLEAAVQALRG; this is encoded by the coding sequence ATGACGCAGGAGGCGCACGTGACGCAGGGACCGCTCACCACGGAGGCCGGGGCTCCGGTCGCCGACAACCAGAACAGCGAGACCGCGGGCGTCGGCGGTCCTGTTCTCGTGCAGGACCAGCTGCTGATGGAGAAGCTCGCGCACTTCAACCGCGAGCGCATCCCGGAGCGCGTCGTCCACGCGCGCGGCGCCGGTGCCTACGGCACGTTCACCGTCACCAGGGACGTGTCGCAGTGGACCCGCGCGGCCTTCCTGTCCGAGGTCGGCAAGGAGACCGAGACCTTCCTGCGCTTCTCGACCGTCGCGGGCAACCTCGGCGCGGCCGACGCGGTGCGCGACCCGCGCGGTTTCGCGCTGAAGTTCTACACCGAGGAGGGCAACTACGACCTCGTCGGCAACAACACCCCGGTCTTCTTCATCAAGGACGCCATCAAGTTCCCCGACTTCATCCACACCCAGAAGCGGGACCCTTACACGGGCTCGCAGGAGGCGGACAACGTCTGGGACTTCTGGGGGCTGTCGCCGGAGTCGACCCACCAGGTGACCTGGCTGCACGGCGACCGCGGCATCCCGGCCTCGTACCGTCATATGAACGGCTACGGCTCGCACACCTACCAGTGGACCAACGGGGCCGGTGAGGTCTTCTGGGTCAAGTACCACTTCAAGACCGACCAGGGCATCAAGAACCTGCCCGCGGCCGAGGCCGACCGGCTGGCCGGTACGGACCCTGACAGCCACCAGCGGGACCTGCGCGAGTCGATCGAGCGCGGTGACTTCCCGAGCTGGACCGTCCAGGTGCAGATCATGCCGGCGGCGGAGGCGGCCGGTTATCGCTTCAACCCCTTCGACCTGACCAAGATCTGGCCGCACGAGGACTACCCGCCGATCGACATCGGCAAGCTGGAGCTGAACCGCAACCCGGAGAACATCTTTGCCGAGGTCGAGCAGTCCATCTTCAGCCCGGCGCACTTCGTGCCCGGTATCGGACCGTCCCCGGACAAGATGCTCCAGGGCCGGCTCTTCGCCTACGGTGACGCCCACCGCTACCGCGTCGGCATCAACGCCGACCATCTGCCGGTGAACCGCCCGCACGCCACCGAGGCCCGTACCCACAGCCGGGACGGCTTCCTCTACGACGGCCGGCACAAGGGCGCCAAGAACTACGAGCCCAACAGCTTCGGCGGCCCGCACCAGACCGACCGCCCGCTCTGGTCGGCTTCCGCGGTCAGTGGTTCGACCGGCTCCCACCCGGCGGCGACCCATGCCGAGGACAACGACTTCGTGCAGGCGGGCGATCTCTACCGGCTGATGTCGGAGGACGAGAAGACCCGGCTGATCGAGAACCTCGCCGCCGGTATCTCCGGGGTCTCCCGTGACGATATCGCCGAGCGGGCGATCAACAACTTCCGTCAGGCGGACGGAGACTTCGGCAAGCGTCTGGAGGCCGCGGTCCAGGCCCTGCGCGGCTGA
- a CDS encoding Fur family transcriptional regulator: MSDLLERLRGRGWRMTAQRRVVAEVLDGDHVHLTADEVHARAVERLPEISRATVYNTLGELVTLGEVLEVATDRRAKRYDPNAHRPHHHLVCARCGAIRDVHPAGNPLADLPDSERFGFTVSNVEVTYKGVCPDCAA, translated from the coding sequence ATGAGTGACCTGTTGGAACGACTCCGCGGACGCGGCTGGCGCATGACGGCGCAGCGGCGTGTCGTGGCCGAGGTCCTCGACGGCGACCATGTCCATCTGACCGCCGACGAGGTGCACGCACGGGCGGTGGAGCGGCTCCCCGAGATCTCCCGGGCGACCGTGTACAACACCCTCGGCGAGCTGGTCACGCTGGGAGAGGTGCTGGAGGTCGCCACGGACCGCCGCGCCAAGCGGTACGACCCCAACGCGCACCGCCCCCACCACCATCTGGTGTGCGCCCGGTGCGGCGCCATCCGCGATGTCCACCCGGCGGGCAATCCGCTGGCGGACCTGCCCGACTCCGAGCGCTTCGGCTTCACCGTCTCGAACGTCGAGGTCACTTACAAGGGCGTCTGCCCGGACTGCGCCGCCTGA
- a CDS encoding CBS domain-containing protein, translated as MLVRDAMSTVVLTIGPAHTLRQAAGLMAARRVGAAVVLDGDAEGPGILTERDILTSVGTGQDPDREIAGAHTTTEVVFAAPSWTLEEAAEAMSRGGFRHLIVLDDAGPVGIVSVRDIVRCWAPARRHRETLVG; from the coding sequence ATGCTCGTCCGTGACGCCATGAGCACGGTGGTCCTCACCATCGGACCCGCCCACACCCTCCGGCAGGCCGCCGGGCTGATGGCCGCCCGCCGGGTCGGGGCGGCCGTGGTCCTCGACGGCGACGCCGAGGGCCCCGGCATCCTCACCGAGCGCGACATCCTCACCTCGGTCGGCACCGGCCAGGACCCCGACCGGGAGATCGCCGGCGCCCACACCACCACCGAGGTCGTCTTCGCGGCGCCCTCCTGGACGCTGGAGGAGGCGGCCGAGGCCATGTCCCGCGGCGGCTTCCGGCATCTGATCGTGCTGGACGACGCGGGCCCGGTGGGCATCGTCTCGGTCCGGGACATCGTCCGCTGCTGGGCCCCGGCCCGCCGCCACCGCGAGACCCTGGTCGGCTGA
- a CDS encoding UPF0182 family protein, translating into MPDRGGGPPTGPRIRVGRPSRRVRTLLMTLGVLAVLAMAFVMFAGFWTDWLWYRSVEYSSVFTTTLWTKIGLFAVFGLLMATVVGLNIWLAHRLRPPLSAMSLEQQSLDRYRMGIAPYKKWVLLSVTALVGLIAGASATGQWKTWLQWVHGVPFGEKDPQFGMDVSFYAFDLPWYRFLLGFGFAAVVLSLIAAALTHYLYGGLRITSPGARATAAATGHLSVLLGIFVSLKAVAYWLDRYGLAVKSSDFKATGNWTGLRYVDANAYLPAKTILFCIAVICAVLFFATLWRRTWQLPVIGFGLMVLSAILIGGLYPAIVQKFQVQPNEQAKEAPYIQKNIDATRKAYGIDQAKPEDYPGRADSNRRAQQRADANTAASYRVVDSNVVSPAFQQLQQERKYYQFPTTLDVDRYPGPDGKPQDTVIGLRELNIEGIPKRNWINDHFTYTHGYGAIAAKGTSVVTDANKGTVGSPDFTESGMPTKGTLVGKDSYEQRVYYGEKTQQYSIVGGPQKELDYEAASGDTKYTSFKGKGGVSLSSTLNRAAYAVAFGEPQILYSGAVGEGSKILYNRTPKERVEAVAPWLTIDGDAYPAVVDGRIQWIIDAYTTTNGYPYASRTTLGDTTTDSTTTSQRAVVAQQNQVNYIRNSVKATVDAYDGTVKLYQWDTKDPVLKTWMKAFPGTVKKKSEISPELKSHLRYPQDMFKVQRELLTRYHVTEPDQFYSGSDAWQVPDDPTNKKEASAVPPYYLSLKMPGDKEQKFSLTTTFTPNGRPNLGAYMAVDADANSPGYGTIRLLRVTETVQGPSQVQSELNGVEEVATFVRDLRGTDSDIEYGNLLTIPLDGGFLYVEPVYARGGSANYPLLKKVAAAYGGGKPVFKDSLSQALDAAFEQPVKEPTTPPAEQPPGTKPPGDGTTTPPTTPSTPPATGDAAVKEAIADVLKAHADVDSALKKDPTDREAVGRAEDQLDAALDRLAQLQGSGSGSSSKPPAEPKSPPTST; encoded by the coding sequence ATGCCGGACCGCGGCGGAGGCCCCCCGACCGGGCCACGGATCAGGGTGGGACGGCCGTCCCGGCGTGTCCGCACCCTGCTGATGACACTCGGCGTGCTGGCGGTGCTGGCCATGGCGTTCGTGATGTTCGCCGGGTTCTGGACCGACTGGCTGTGGTACCGCTCCGTCGAGTACTCGTCGGTGTTCACCACCACCCTCTGGACGAAGATCGGCCTCTTCGCCGTCTTCGGACTTCTGATGGCGACCGTCGTGGGCCTGAACATCTGGCTCGCGCACCGGCTCCGCCCGCCGCTCAGCGCGATGTCCCTGGAGCAGCAGAGCCTCGACCGGTACCGGATGGGCATCGCCCCGTACAAGAAGTGGGTGCTCCTCTCGGTCACCGCGCTGGTCGGGCTGATCGCCGGAGCGTCCGCCACCGGCCAGTGGAAGACCTGGCTCCAGTGGGTCCACGGGGTGCCGTTCGGCGAGAAGGACCCCCAGTTCGGGATGGACGTGTCGTTCTACGCGTTCGACCTGCCCTGGTACCGCTTCCTCCTCGGTTTCGGTTTCGCTGCCGTCGTGCTGTCGCTGATCGCCGCCGCGCTGACCCACTATCTGTACGGCGGGCTGCGCATCACCAGCCCCGGTGCGCGGGCCACCGCCGCCGCCACCGGCCATCTCTCGGTCCTGCTCGGCATCTTCGTCTCGCTGAAGGCCGTGGCCTACTGGCTCGACCGCTACGGCCTGGCCGTGAAGTCGAGCGACTTCAAGGCCACCGGGAACTGGACGGGCCTGCGGTACGTCGACGCCAACGCCTACCTTCCGGCGAAGACGATCCTGTTCTGCATCGCGGTGATCTGCGCGGTGCTCTTCTTCGCCACCCTCTGGCGGCGGACCTGGCAGCTGCCCGTCATCGGCTTCGGCCTGATGGTGCTCTCGGCGATCCTGATCGGCGGGCTGTACCCGGCGATCGTGCAGAAGTTCCAGGTCCAGCCGAACGAGCAGGCCAAGGAAGCGCCGTACATCCAGAAGAACATCGACGCCACCCGTAAGGCGTACGGCATCGACCAGGCCAAGCCCGAGGACTATCCGGGCCGGGCCGATTCGAACCGCCGCGCCCAGCAGCGGGCCGACGCCAATACGGCCGCCAGCTACCGCGTGGTGGACTCCAATGTGGTGTCGCCCGCGTTCCAGCAGCTCCAGCAGGAGCGCAAGTACTACCAGTTCCCGACCACCCTGGACGTCGACCGCTACCCGGGCCCCGACGGCAAGCCGCAGGACACCGTGATCGGTCTGCGCGAGCTGAACATCGAGGGCATCCCGAAGCGGAACTGGATCAACGACCACTTCACCTACACCCATGGTTACGGCGCGATCGCGGCCAAGGGCACCAGTGTGGTCACCGACGCGAACAAGGGGACGGTCGGCTCGCCCGACTTCACCGAGTCCGGCATGCCCACCAAGGGCACGCTCGTCGGCAAGGACTCCTACGAGCAGCGGGTCTACTACGGCGAGAAGACGCAGCAGTACTCCATCGTCGGCGGTCCGCAGAAGGAGCTGGACTACGAGGCGGCCAGCGGTGACACGAAGTACACCAGCTTCAAGGGCAAGGGCGGCGTCAGCCTCTCCAGCACCCTGAACCGCGCCGCGTACGCGGTGGCCTTCGGTGAACCGCAGATCCTCTACTCGGGCGCGGTCGGCGAGGGCTCGAAGATCCTCTACAACCGGACGCCCAAGGAGCGCGTGGAGGCCGTCGCGCCCTGGCTGACCATCGACGGCGACGCCTATCCGGCGGTCGTCGACGGCCGGATCCAGTGGATCATCGACGCCTATACGACGACGAACGGCTATCCGTACGCCTCCCGGACCACCCTGGGCGACACCACCACCGACTCGACGACCACCAGTCAGCGGGCGGTCGTCGCCCAGCAGAACCAGGTCAACTACATCCGGAACTCGGTCAAGGCCACCGTCGACGCCTACGACGGCACGGTCAAGCTGTACCAGTGGGACACCAAGGACCCGGTGCTGAAGACCTGGATGAAGGCCTTCCCGGGCACGGTGAAGAAGAAGAGCGAGATCAGCCCCGAGCTGAAGTCGCATCTGCGCTATCCGCAGGACATGTTCAAGGTCCAGCGCGAGCTGCTGACCCGGTACCACGTCACCGAGCCCGACCAGTTCTACAGCGGCTCGGACGCCTGGCAGGTGCCGGACGACCCGACGAACAAGAAGGAAGCCAGTGCGGTTCCGCCGTACTACCTGAGCCTGAAGATGCCGGGCGACAAGGAGCAGAAGTTCTCGCTGACGACGACGTTCACCCCCAATGGGCGGCCCAATCTGGGCGCCTATATGGCAGTGGACGCCGACGCCAACAGCCCCGGGTACGGCACGATAAGGCTGTTGAGAGTCACCGAGACGGTCCAAGGGCCCTCGCAGGTCCAGAGCGAGCTCAACGGTGTCGAGGAAGTGGCGACCTTCGTCCGTGACCTCAGAGGCACCGACTCGGACATCGAGTACGGCAATCTGCTGACGATTCCCCTGGACGGCGGGTTCCTGTACGTCGAGCCGGTGTACGCCCGCGGTGGCAGCGCGAACTATCCGCTGCTGAAGAAGGTGGCCGCGGCCTACGGCGGCGGTAAGCCGGTGTTCAAGGACAGTCTGTCGCAGGCGCTGGACGCTGCCTTCGAACAGCCGGTCAAGGAGCCGACGACGCCACCGGCCGAGCAGCCACCGGGCACCAAGCCGCCGGGCGACGGGACGACGACTCCGCCTACGACGCCGTCTACTCCGCCGGCGACGGGGGACGCGGCGGTGAAGGAGGCCATCGCGGACGTCCTCAAGGCCCATGCGGACGTCGACTCGGCCCTCAAGAAGGACCCGACCGACCGTGAGGCGGTCGGCCGCGCCGAGGACCAGCTGGATGCCGCGCTGGACCGGCTGGCCCAGCTTCAGGGCAGTGGTTCCGGCTCCTCGTCGAAGCCACCGGCGGAACCGAAGAGTCCACCGACGTCCACCTGA